The genome window GGCACTGATTACCGTCTATATCTGGGCCGGTCCGCACCACCTGCACTACACCGCGCTGCCGGACTGGGCCCAATCGCTGGGCATGGGTATGTCGCTGATTCTGCTGGCACCCAGCTGGGGCGGCATGATCAACGGCATGATGACCCTCTCCGGCGCCTGGCATAAGCTGCGCACCGACCCGATCCTGCGCTTCCTGGTGGTGTCCCTGGCCTTCTACGGCATGTCCACCTTCGAAGGCCCGATGATGGCGATCAAGACCGTCAACGCCCTGTCCCACTACACCGACTGGACCATCGGCCACGTACATGCCGGCGCCCTCGGCTGGGTGGCCATGGTATCGATTGGTTCGCTGTATCACCTGATTCCCAAGGTCTACGGCCGCGAGCAGATGTACAGCATCGGGCTGATCAACACGCACTTCTGGCTGGCTACTGTCGGCACCGTGCTGTACATCGCCTCGATGTGGGTCAACGGCATCACCCAGGGTCTGATGTGGCGTGCAGTCAACTCCGACGGCACCCTCACCTATTCCTTCGTCGAGTCGCTGGAAGCCAGCCATGCCGGCTATCTGGTGCGCGTAATTGGTGGCGCCTTCTTTGCCTCGGGCATGCTGTTCATGGCCTACAACACCTGGCGCACCGTGCGTGAAGCCAAGCCGGCTGAATACGAAGCCGCCGCGAAGATTGCCGCCGAGGTAGCCCACTGATGAAAAAGCACGAAATACTCGAAAAGAACATCGGCCTGATGGCGCTGTTCATGGTTCTGGCCGTCAGCATCGGCGGCCTGGTACAGATCGTGCCGCTGTTCTTCCAGGACGTCACCAACACCCCGGTTGACGGCATGAAGCCACGCAGCGCGCTGGAAATGGAAGGTCGCGACATCTACATCCGTGAAGGCTGCGTCGGCTGCCACTCGCAGATGATCCGTCCGTTCCGTGCCGAAACCGAACGTTACGGCCACTACTCGGTAGCCGGTGAAAGCGTCTGGGACCACCCGTTCCTGTGGGGCTCCAAGCGTACCGGTCCGGATCTGGCCCGCGTTGGCGGCCGCTACTCGGATGACTGGCACCGTGCGCACCTGTACAACCCGCGCAACGTCGTGCCCGAGTCGATCATGCCGGCTTACCCGTGGCTGGTGGAAAACACCCTCGACGGCAAGCTGACCGGCGCCAAGCTGCAAGCCATGAAAACCCTCGGTGTGCCTTACACCGATGAGGACATCGCCGGAGCTGGTGACGCCGTCAAGGGCAAGACCGAAATGGATGCACTGGTGGCCTTCCTCCAGGGGCTCGGTACCAGCCTGAAGAACAAGCGCTAAGCCGATGGACAGTTCTTTTATGGACATCGGAACCCTGCGCGGACTCGGCACCCTTCTGGTACTGGTCGCATTCGTCAGCGTGACCCTCTGGGCCTACAGCGGCCGGAACAAGGCACGCTTTGACGAAGCCGCCAATCTGCCATTTGCGGATGAGCCCACAACAAAGAAAAGTAAAGAACAAGCTTCTGGGAGTAAGAGCGAATGACCGCGTTCTGGAGTTGGTACATCACCATTCTGACACTGGGCACCATAGTCGCGCTGATCTGGCTGATTTTTGCCACCCGCAAGGGACAACGCGCGGACACCACTGAGCAGACTGTCGGACATTCATTCGATGGTATCGAGGAATTCGACAATCCACTGCCGAAATGGTGGTTCATGCTGTTTGTTGCCACCATCATTTTTGCGCTGGGTTACTGGGTAATTTATCCAGGTTTGGGCAACTGGAAGGGTATCCTGCCGGGCTATCCAGGTGGCTGGACACAAGATAAGCAATACGACCATGAAATGGTCAAAGCTGAAGCAGAATATGGCCCGATCTACGCCAAATATGCTGCGATGCCGCTCACCGAAGTCGCC of Pseudomonas pohangensis contains these proteins:
- the ccoO gene encoding cytochrome-c oxidase, cbb3-type subunit II, producing MKKHEILEKNIGLMALFMVLAVSIGGLVQIVPLFFQDVTNTPVDGMKPRSALEMEGRDIYIREGCVGCHSQMIRPFRAETERYGHYSVAGESVWDHPFLWGSKRTGPDLARVGGRYSDDWHRAHLYNPRNVVPESIMPAYPWLVENTLDGKLTGAKLQAMKTLGVPYTDEDIAGAGDAVKGKTEMDALVAFLQGLGTSLKNKR
- a CDS encoding cbb3-type cytochrome oxidase subunit 3, yielding MDIGTLRGLGTLLVLVAFVSVTLWAYSGRNKARFDEAANLPFADEPTTKKSKEQASGSKSE